Within the Aspergillus luchuensis IFO 4308 DNA, chromosome 5, nearly complete sequence genome, the region CTTCGTTGACAGATCAAATAATCGGATATTGGCTCGGCCTCTTGACCACCAACCACCGACTAACTAATTCCTACCCACTGGTGGCAAAAGGTTTTATTTATCATTTGAGACTACGGACATCCGAGTGGGAACAATTTAAGCTAAATTAGGCCAAGCTTCACGCCTTGGCAGGGGCAAGGACACGGCTTGAACCCTCGTTCATGAGACATATATTACTAAAGGCTCCCGGGTCATGAGTCGtaggaggaaaaaagaaaaactcaGTTCCAAGATTGTTACACACGGAGAATATCGGCGGGAAAGACATCCACCCATCTACCGAAGAGTAGATGTCACCGGGGGTAGGTACACCGGGCTGTTTTTGTTCTGTGTACCAGACAACGGTCGGAGGAGAATACAACCGTTGTCGGAGGTTGATGGACACGCATTGATAAGGTTTCGGTGCAGGATCTCTGTTTAGATGTTGAGCCGGTCCCTCTGCAGATTTAGGTAGTGGGTCTCGGGAGACGTTGGCCAGTCAGATAGTATAACGGTTTAGAGTCGCAgtggtgtggcagtagcgtGATTAGGGTAGATTAACGGGGGCATCGTGACTCCTCCAAAGTCTCACTGAGTCAGTGTCTGGCCAATCTCGCGGTTGTGGTGTATCCACCGGGCTGAGTTCTATTTCTTGGCGGTTGTGTCTCGACTGTCAAATGATTTTCCCCTGAGCTTGAATAGTGGGATTAGAGTGGGAAAGTCGGCACTAGATGCTCGGAGGCCCCACTGCGAAACCGGTACACTTGATCGGGGAGTCCGATAGATCAGAAGCAGTGGAGGAGAACCATGAAAGTTGGAATTgatgggggaaaaaaaatggACATTCATCATAAGGATCGGACCGGTTGTAGGTACTGAATAAAACACAAAAGACACAATTGCCACCCAAATAAATTATCCGCGCATTTAGACACTCTCGTTGACACTCACGTGGGTGACAACTTGAATGCCTGGATACATGATGCGCTCCTGCGAGTCATTAGTAGTCGTTTCCACTTCCGCCTGACTGTGTCCTGTCACTGGTTTCAGCTTGATGCTATTATGCGCATTGTACGTCCGGCGAGTAGAACTGCCGTATATCTTCGACGGGCCAGCTGAGTCGCCATTGCTGGAGAAACCGAGGAGACGGTGGAGTCCTGGAAAGCAGGTACTAAGGAGTGACTTGAAAGAGGGAATGCATGCAATGAAGAGGGCGACGGCGACTTCCACACATGACCAGTTCATAGCGTTCACTAATGTCCCTGTAGGCATAGAATGTTAGTAAGTTACAAGCATGTACTGAACAGCGACAATGTGACCTACAGGTATGGTCATTAGAAAACGGATTCAGATATGAGACCCGGATAATACTGGTGACACACACACTAAGCATCCAAGATGGTTAGTTTTGTCCACCGGTTTAGTGTAGAGGAAGGGTTCGCATACAGAAGACCCAGACTGAACATGATCACCAAGCCCGCTCGCTTGCCCACTGTCATCTTCAACCGCACCAGCTTAGGCATCGGCATCAGAAACAAAGCCAGGTCACTAGCGAGCTTGATCCCAAAGTTTGCATAATAGAAGGCCGTCATGTTCACACAGTGTCCCTCGACGTAGCCGGTAGCGTCCCACGCTTTGTGAACGGGCGTGCACTGAAAGATAACAACAAGGGCTTCTGAGATTGTTTCCCCAACGATGATGACCAGCacacaccaacaaccaatccGAAACCACTTCCCCGGGAAGATCGAAAGGTAAAGAACGCAAAAGGAGATTTTGATAAAGCCGAGAGCGAGAACGTAGGCGAGCATGGTCACGAAGTTGAGCTGTAATCATTCCACCGTCAGTATACATTGCCGTGGTAGTCGATGTGTCAGAGATGGTCAATACCCTTAGGAACATGCCCCGGTCGCTCATGCCGATTATACCAATATGCCTACCAAATCCATATTTGGTCACTAGGTAAGTAGGCGGTTAGTACATTATGTCAGGTCTCCTGTCGCTCGGATAAGCACTTACTGAGCATGCAGGTAAAGCAAAGAACGAATGTAAAGACCTAGACAAGTCAGCAATGTCTCAGCAAAGGCTAGCAAACAGAGACTTAATACTGGAAAATTGGCAAACATACCCAACTGGTGATGCAGAGCACATCGTCGAAATTGATGCCCGTGAGGTGTCGAATACGGACGAAGATTCGAACCAACAGGCCGAATGTCGCAAAGACGAGAAGGATCACATTACAGGCAATGATCTCAGGAATCCGAGTCTGGGCCAGGTAGGCTATCCGCTCAGGCGTAAGATCTCTCTCCCGGATTCCTTCCATGGGGAAGACCTGCTAGCcgtggaaaggaagggacCAAAGAGTGAAGTCCAACAAAGAAGGGGATGGTCACATTTGCGAGAAAGATTGAGCGCATGCAGGGAGAGAAGTCATGACGGCGATAATCGCATATATGCCCCTGTAGTCTGCAGGGCCCGGGCTTGTTTCATCCGTCAACCACGAGTGGGGAAACGGATTTTACGACGCGTGGAATCCCCCACCGGCAGATGGTGTCGCACGTTGGGCTTGGAAGCTTCAGGGCAGGAATTGGCATTAGGCTGTGATTGATGGAATTGGCTGTTCATCCAGACCGCGGTTCACCGGACGATTTCCACGCCCCACTCGCTGATCCACTTGTTAATAATTTTACAATTTTTCCACGAACACATCCTTCATTGCCAGAAGAGGTTAAGTCTCCATCACTAGGAGAATGGGTGTTGGCTAGAAGCTAAGCTTTGTAGGAGTTCTTCCAGATAGACCATCGCCAGGAGCAACTACCACATACGATCGATCAAGATGTTCAGATCTATGGAGGAGTCCGTCTGCCCTATGCACATTGTTTCTGCGGGAATATTCCCGAGTTCTTCCATGAAGGAATTTGGCCTTTGGTTCCAATGAAGAGTTGCCTGCATAAGTAGGCCTTCGAGTCGCTGGTTGTTGCGGTCGCAGTTACTATTCCACAGTATGATCACTTGGGGCATATCAGACACGCGACCTATTCATTCCGAGAAGATCTTTCACTGTAACACGAGCAACATCAGGTGGTATGAAGACCTTCAGCAAAACAAAAATTAGACAGAATAGGAGGATATGATCAAACTCGGCATGTAAAAGGAAGGAGGTCGAGAGATGCCGGACAGCCGACTGAAGAAGTCACTTTTCACACTACGGGTATTTTGAAACCCACTAGGCAAGGGTCTACAATCGACACTTGTGATACGCTCTCAGATGGCATTTCTCCTAGCAAGATGGGGATAGCAGATAGACATACCCACATGCGCACTGAAACTCTAGTATGTTTGACCGGCAATTGAGCATGTCGCATTTGGGGCTCATGGAGACGGCATTGATCGTCGTGCTGTTTTATCTCCTTGCAAGATATGCTCCATGGCATGTTGGCTTGTCTGAGGCATGGACTTCGGTGCACGGTTTGGGCATCCTCCCAGCCTCCCCGTCACCAGTTAGCGATTTGTCATTGATCTGGACTGTTCCAGCCAGCCTTTCGTATCTTCACACATCATTCTCGTTTGTCCAGCTACATTATTGACCCATCCGACCATTTATTATGATCTGGCTAGCCTCTATATACGCTTCGACGTCAGTATCCACATCGGAAAGCTCTTCATGCTATTTCTATGAATATCAGTGATATCGCCTACCTTGATTAGGTTTCCCACCTGTCATGTATGTTTAGATTCAAATTCACAAACGCATTATACTCATTTTACTATCTTTGAGTCAGCAGTCAACTTTCCGAACATTCCGTAATGTCATTGTAATGGAATGCTCGCTGTTGGTCTCAATGTCATTGACGTCATTCCACTACCCATTGTGATGAATGAGCCAATGTTCACATTGTATTTTCTTTGTTGTTCTTTGTTACTTTTGAAATTCGTATAATCCATACATGCATGTGAATATGAAGATATCAGGATATTACATAGGCCTGCCGACAGACGTCTCAAAGTATATATAGGCATACTAGTACCTCCAGCTCTCGAAGATTCTTGAGACCTACGGCATTGAAAAAAACGATCCTTGGCGATGTGATAACGTCAAAAAGCAGACAGATCATTTCTTAAATTTCTCATCAAGTCTTACGAGTTCACAATGGCGCTCCCAGGCAAATCGCCTCTTAACCTGGTCCTTGGAGCGGGAAATGTAGTTTCCTTACCTCGATCAAGCCTCTTTTTTGGTGTATCCCAATACTGACCTGCACCATCTAGGTTGGAGACAAGTCTGTCGACCCCACTGCACGCTTCGATACTCCCGACGAAGTAAATGCCTATTTCGGCGCCTTTGCTGCCCGTGGATATCATCAAATTGATACCGCACGCCTCTACTCACCCATGGCACCTGGTAGCTCAGAACCAAGAATCGGTGCCATCAACGTTGGTGATAAGTATATCCTTGATACCAAAGTCAAATCCGGCCAACCAGGATGCCATACGAAAGAGAAGGTCCTTGAGGAGATTGATCTATCTCTTGATGCTCTGAAAATCAAACAGATCAACACTGAATATCTTCACCTACCGGATCGCGAGACTCCATTCGAGGAAGCTTGCGAAGCTATGGATCAAGCGCATAGGGAGGGCAAGATCAAACATTGGGGCCTCTCTAACTACACCGCAGAGGAAGTCCAGCGGATTATCGACATCTGTGAAGAACGCAGCTTTGTGAAACCTAGTGTATACCAAGGCCACTATAACCCTATTGTCAGAAGCGGGGAAAAGTGTCTCTTCCCACTTTTGCGCAAGCATAGAATTGCGTTTTATGCTTATAGccctgctgcagctggctTTTTCGCCGGCAACCATAAGAAGCTCAAGGCGGGTGGACGTTTTGACCCATCAGTAAGTGCAACATTTGGCACCCGAAGTAAATGCGGGCTAACTGGTTCAAGCATATGATTGGCGCAATGTACTCCTGGAATTACCTGAAGCCTGCCATTATAGAAGCAACGGATAAGACTCTTGAAGTTGCGGCTCGCCATGGCATTGGTGGTCATGCTGCTGCCCTTCGCTGGAGTGCGTGGCACGGTATTCTTCGCAAAGAGTATGGAGATTCCATCATTATTGGTGCCTCCAGTATCGCCCAGTTGGTTTCGAATATCGACACGATTGAGGCGGGTCCGCTGCCTGAAGACGTTGTAGCGGCCTTAGAGGCACTTTATCATGAGATTGGTGATGAGGTGCCTTACCATCTATAGCTCACTAGAGCAATATTTGTGGTATTTGTATTCATCGCGAGAACTTGATATGATAGCTACCAGTAAGGGCCTTGATAACACTCCGTACGATCTGGAGACCTAGCGAGCTATGCACCCTAAGGCCGTTCATGTCAATATAAGCGTAAAATCGTACGCCGGTTTTACAAGTTTTACCATAATGACATGAGTATTGGTTATTACCTAATATTTTTCATTTGAAATCGTCAAAAGCACCCTGCGCATCGCATCTTCTAGGCCATCGAATATAAGATCTGCTCTATATGCGCTAAAACTGTGAAACCAACAGCAGTGCCGCACTTGTCTTAAAGCCTCTTTAATATGCCCATTATTGGCAACTATTCATTATGTATATCGCCAAGACTTTTAGCATAGACCTCGAAAAATAGCAACACCTTCGTATTTAAGATTGTGATTGACTAGTTGGCGGAATATTGTGAGGCCGACATGGCGTTATCACACTTCTTCTTGGG harbors:
- a CDS encoding uncharacterized protein (COG:S;~EggNog:ENOG410PPXJ;~TransMembrane:7 (o22-46i58-83o103-125i137-157o181-200i212-234o254-277i);~antiSMASH:Cluster_5.21), yielding MEGIRERDLTPERIAYLAQTRIPEIIACNVILLVFATFGLLVRIFVRIRHLTGINFDDVLCITSWVFTFVLCFTCMLMTKYGFGRHIGIIGMSDRGMFLRLNFVTMLAYVLALGFIKISFCVLYLSIFPGKWFRIGCWCVLVIIVGETISEALVVIFQCTPVHKAWDATGYVEGHCVNMTAFYYANFGIKLASDLALFLMPMPKLVRLKMTVGKRAGLVIMFSLGLLVCVTSIIRVSYLNPFSNDHTWTLVNAMNWSCVEVAVALFIACIPSFKSLLSTCFPGLHRLLGFSSNGDSAGPSKIYGSSTRRTYNAHNSIKLKPVTGHSQAEVETTTNDSQERIMYPGIQVVTHVSVNESV
- a CDS encoding aldo/keto reductase family protein (COG:C;~EggNog:ENOG410PU8F;~InterPro:IPR023210,IPR036812;~PFAM:PF00248;~SMCOG1039:aldo/keto reductase family oxidoreductase;~antiSMASH:Cluster_5.21), producing the protein MALPGKSPLNLVLGAGNVGDKSVDPTARFDTPDEVNAYFGAFAARGYHQIDTARLYSPMAPGSSEPRIGAINVGDKYILDTKVKSGQPGCHTKEKVLEEIDLSLDALKIKQINTEYLHLPDRETPFEEACEAMDQAHREGKIKHWGLSNYTAEEVQRIIDICEERSFVKPSVYQGHYNPIVRSGEKCLFPLLRKHRIAFYAYSPAAAGFFAGNHKKLKAGGRFDPSHMIGAMYSWNYLKPAIIEATDKTLEVAARHGIGGHAAALRWSAWHGILRKEYGDSIIIGASSIAQLVSNIDTIEAGPLPEDVVAALEALYHEIGDEVPYHL